A window from Chitinophaga filiformis encodes these proteins:
- a CDS encoding DUF4291 domain-containing protein, translating to MKEKVIRALYDEKTITVYQAYNKTIALHAIKAQTFVSPPFKRERMTWIKPSFLWMMYRSGWGTKENQEYILSVKIKREGFEWALQNACLSHFDNAGHATFDDWKKKLQTSPVRIQWDPERDIYMQPLHEQRAVQMGLSGIAVEKYIDEWIVSIEDITAYAQNIRELIKAGKIDQAKELLPVERRYPLPDGIQLMH from the coding sequence ATGAAAGAAAAGGTAATCAGGGCTTTATATGATGAGAAGACTATAACTGTCTACCAGGCGTACAATAAAACAATTGCATTGCATGCCATTAAAGCCCAGACATTCGTTTCTCCTCCTTTCAAAAGGGAGCGGATGACATGGATTAAACCTTCTTTTCTCTGGATGATGTACCGTTCAGGATGGGGAACCAAAGAAAACCAGGAATATATTTTATCTGTTAAGATAAAGCGGGAAGGATTCGAATGGGCATTACAAAATGCCTGTCTGTCGCATTTTGATAATGCCGGCCATGCAACCTTTGATGATTGGAAGAAAAAGCTACAGACATCGCCCGTACGTATTCAATGGGATCCTGAAAGGGATATTTATATGCAGCCGTTACATGAACAACGTGCTGTTCAAATGGGGTTGTCGGGGATCGCTGTAGAGAAATATATAGATGAGTGGATTGTGAGTATTGAGGATATTACAGCTTATGCACAAAATATCCGTGAGCTTATTAAAGCTGGTAAAATAGATCAGGCAAAGGAGTTGTTGCCGGTTGAGAGGCGTTATCCTTTGCCTGATGGCATCCAGTTGATGCATTGA
- a CDS encoding SusC/RagA family TonB-linked outer membrane protein translates to MFRFYQHLSIARSKAILCMLLCCVLSLPFASVQAGARVDLHKVPCSLIVQNKSLEEVFEMIEQQTHYSIICMDQSGLMARKVNLNARNTTLENVLQQLAGQAAFNYKCLDNNIIVKAGAAPVAVEDPVEKTISGKVTDAKKQPLPGVSIMVKGTKRGTISNENGDFQIKANEGEVLQFFFTGYQPYLLTVDKSVSYQVTLQDDEKKLSEVLVTALGIKKEKAKVGYAAQEVKGADLVKAREPNVISSLTGRVAGLTIRNTTDLFQDPGISLRGAKPLIVIDGIPDQTADLYKINADDIESMTVLKGSSASALYGSIGTNGAIMITTKRGGSKDLSVEFNSSTQLQTSFIRIPTVQTTYGNGFKGEYEYIDGSGSGPEGFGWIWGPKLDQRDASTPSGYWETPQFNSPVDPTTGKLVPLPFLSRGKNNVKNFFRTGIVSSNNLSFTKAGDNGSFRVSASHIYQQGIVPNTDLKNTSFNLSGTYNLSKNFSVNGRMSYNKEYTHNFPETGYGPTNYLYNLILWTGPDIDVRDLRNYWVPGKEGVQQRHYNISYYNNPYFQAYEYLRGYDKNNTFGSVDLNYKISPSFNVRFRNGINQYSLNRNYNEPKSYIGYGNKSRGQYTITSSTYFDIVSDLIVDYNHTFSDKLKIHAQAGGSNYYRNQKNASSNTDGLTIPGLYNLSNSANPVQSTNSLEERRTASLYGVVDVELYNAIYLSVTGRNDKISTLPIANNSFFYPSLSGSVIVSQLVRLPEWFSFLKARGAVSRVSSGTLDNSYTYGYLPSYDKSTTWNGKPGLTYKDVIYNQSLHPQTSDSWEAGVETKFFGNKVGLELTYFQTKDFNNILEIPVSLGSGFTSRLENGHVYQRRGIEIVATATPVRKEKFRWDVLLNLSTYRRYLKEITGGDRLGYLKAGDRADKIFASVYQKDPSGNVIYRADGFPLQDNIQRLVGNSDPDLIYGLENSFSYGNFSFRFLVDGRIGGLMYSTTNQKMWWGGTNPGTVNHFRDEANEGKSTYVGQGVIVTSGQATYDRDGNIVTDNRTFAPNKQAVNYIDYMTNTSNSQFVNYNYYSQTFLKLREVTLTYRLPSKWLKGHIFRAADISAVGRNLLLFSKMPNVDPDAGVDNLQTPSTRSFGVNLNLKF, encoded by the coding sequence ATGTTTCGTTTTTACCAACATCTGAGTATCGCACGCAGTAAAGCCATCTTATGTATGTTGCTTTGTTGTGTATTATCCCTTCCATTCGCTTCTGTACAGGCAGGCGCACGGGTAGATCTGCACAAGGTGCCCTGTTCACTGATCGTACAGAACAAGTCATTAGAAGAAGTGTTCGAAATGATCGAACAACAAACGCATTACTCCATTATCTGCATGGACCAATCCGGGCTGATGGCCAGGAAAGTGAACCTGAATGCACGCAATACAACTTTGGAAAATGTATTACAGCAACTGGCAGGTCAGGCAGCATTTAATTACAAATGCCTTGACAATAATATTATCGTCAAAGCCGGCGCTGCGCCCGTAGCAGTGGAAGATCCCGTGGAGAAGACCATTTCCGGTAAAGTGACTGATGCAAAGAAACAGCCCTTGCCTGGTGTGTCTATCATGGTGAAAGGTACTAAGCGCGGGACTATCTCTAACGAGAATGGCGATTTCCAGATCAAGGCCAATGAAGGAGAAGTATTACAGTTCTTCTTTACAGGATATCAGCCCTACCTGCTGACTGTGGATAAAAGCGTCAGTTACCAGGTAACCCTGCAGGATGATGAAAAGAAATTATCTGAAGTACTGGTAACCGCTTTAGGCATTAAGAAAGAGAAAGCCAAGGTAGGTTATGCTGCCCAGGAAGTAAAAGGCGCTGACCTGGTAAAGGCACGTGAACCAAACGTGATCAGTTCCCTGACAGGCCGCGTAGCAGGTCTGACCATCAGGAATACGACAGACCTGTTCCAGGACCCGGGTATCTCTCTGCGTGGCGCCAAGCCATTGATCGTAATAGATGGTATTCCCGACCAGACTGCGGATCTGTATAAGATCAATGCAGATGATATTGAGAGCATGACCGTGCTGAAAGGTTCTTCTGCTTCTGCCTTATATGGTTCTATCGGTACAAATGGCGCTATTATGATCACCACAAAAAGAGGTGGTTCCAAAGATCTGAGTGTTGAGTTCAACTCTTCCACACAGTTGCAGACCAGCTTTATCCGCATACCTACAGTGCAGACCACTTATGGTAACGGCTTCAAAGGCGAATATGAATATATAGATGGTTCTGGTAGTGGCCCCGAAGGCTTCGGCTGGATCTGGGGACCTAAACTGGATCAGCGTGATGCGTCCACACCAAGTGGCTATTGGGAAACGCCCCAGTTCAACAGCCCTGTAGACCCTACTACAGGCAAGCTGGTACCATTACCATTCCTCTCACGCGGTAAGAACAACGTCAAGAATTTCTTCCGTACCGGTATTGTCAGCAGCAATAACCTCAGTTTCACCAAAGCCGGAGACAACGGTAGTTTCAGGGTTTCTGCCTCACATATCTATCAGCAGGGAATTGTACCCAATACAGATCTGAAGAATACTTCCTTCAACCTGTCAGGTACCTACAACCTGAGTAAGAATTTCAGTGTGAACGGCCGTATGAGCTATAACAAAGAGTACACGCACAACTTCCCGGAAACAGGTTATGGCCCTACCAACTACCTGTACAACCTGATCCTCTGGACAGGACCGGACATCGATGTGCGCGACCTGCGCAATTACTGGGTGCCCGGTAAGGAAGGTGTTCAGCAACGTCACTACAACATCTCCTATTATAACAACCCTTACTTCCAGGCCTATGAGTACCTGAGAGGGTATGATAAGAACAATACATTCGGATCAGTTGATCTGAACTATAAGATCAGTCCTTCCTTCAATGTCAGGTTCCGCAACGGTATTAACCAGTATAGCCTGAACCGTAACTATAATGAGCCTAAGAGCTATATCGGTTATGGCAATAAGTCAAGGGGACAATATACCATTACTTCCAGCACCTATTTTGACATCGTATCTGACCTGATCGTTGACTACAACCATACTTTCAGCGATAAACTCAAGATACATGCACAGGCCGGCGGCTCCAACTATTACCGCAATCAGAAAAATGCATCCAGCAACACGGATGGTTTGACTATTCCCGGGCTCTATAACCTGAGTAACTCTGCGAATCCCGTACAGTCAACCAACTCACTGGAAGAACGCAGAACAGCGAGTCTTTACGGGGTGGTGGATGTAGAATTGTATAACGCTATCTACCTTTCTGTTACCGGGCGTAATGACAAGATCTCTACATTACCAATTGCCAACAATAGTTTCTTCTATCCATCACTGTCAGGTTCCGTGATCGTATCGCAACTGGTACGTCTGCCTGAGTGGTTCTCTTTCCTGAAGGCAAGAGGTGCGGTATCCAGGGTGTCCAGCGGTACATTGGATAACAGTTACACTTACGGATATCTTCCTTCGTATGATAAGAGCACCACATGGAATGGTAAACCAGGTCTGACCTACAAGGATGTGATCTATAACCAGTCATTGCATCCGCAAACGTCCGACAGCTGGGAAGCCGGTGTGGAAACCAAATTCTTTGGCAACAAAGTGGGCCTGGAGCTTACTTACTTCCAGACGAAAGATTTTAATAACATCCTGGAAATACCGGTATCACTGGGTAGTGGCTTTACCAGCCGCCTGGAGAATGGCCACGTGTATCAACGCAGAGGCATTGAGATCGTAGCTACCGCTACACCGGTACGTAAAGAGAAATTCAGATGGGATGTATTGCTGAACCTGAGCACTTATCGCCGTTACCTGAAAGAGATCACCGGTGGCGACAGGCTCGGATACCTGAAAGCAGGCGACAGGGCCGATAAGATCTTCGCTTCTGTTTATCAGAAAGATCCTTCCGGTAACGTGATTTACAGGGCTGATGGATTCCCGCTGCAGGATAATATACAGCGCCTGGTGGGCAACAGCGATCCTGACCTGATCTATGGCCTGGAAAACAGCTTCTCCTATGGCAATTTCAGTTTCCGTTTCCTGGTAGATGGTCGCATCGGCGGTTTAATGTATTCCACTACCAACCAGAAAATGTGGTGGGGTGGTACCAATCCCGGTACAGTAAATCATTTCAGGGATGAAGCGAATGAAGGTAAATCCACTTACGTAGGACAGGGTGTGATCGTGACTTCCGGTCAGGCTACTTACGACAGGGATGGGAACATCGTTACGGACAACAGGACCTTTGCGCCGAACAAGCAAGCGGTGAATTATATCGACTACATGACGAACACCAGCAACAGCCAGTTTGTGAACTACAACTATTACTCACAGACTTTCCTGAAACTGAGAGAGGTGACGCTTACCTACAGGCTGCCATCCAAATGGCTGAAAGGGCACATCTTCCGCGCAGCAGACATTTCTGCTGTAGGCCGTAACCTGTTGCTGTTCTCTAAAATGCCCAACGTAGATCCGGATGCTGGTGTGGATAACCTGCAGACACCATCTACCAGGAGCTTTGGTGTGAACCTTAATCTTAAATTCTAA
- a CDS encoding SusD/RagB family nutrient-binding outer membrane lipoprotein yields the protein MRKIYSIAVLLLIIAAGCKKFDDFQTDPNKPTNATPDLLLSTVIQKAFQSTTLGATLATRQMVFVNSVSNEQYYGWTRAGFDTYKELRQVAKMEQEANRMQKPEYIPLVKFFRAYYFMQLTNTFGDIPYSAALKGEQDTIAPVYDKQEDIYISVLNDLKAANALISGTTTEVQGDILYNGSMQQWKRLINTLSLRILMSLSLKENNTTLNVKGRFAEIVNDPNTYPLMTGNADNGQLVFYDVLGTRYPTYNDNDLQTAYYLDATFVDLLKGLKDPRLFRFAEKAPKYASLPDNDFSAYGGARGSDPVNDNSNKVLAGEVSKIKSRYFNNPVNEPSIAIGYAELQFILAEAVLRGWINGDAAAYYRKGVQASMLFYGIDQASIDAYLALNPFPATGQLAAIMTQKYIASFMNSDWHFFYEQRRTGLPVFDVSGAGVLNNKKVPKRWMYPVTESQTNQVNVEAAINRQFAGDDNINGVMWLLKAE from the coding sequence ATGAGAAAAATATATAGCATAGCGGTACTGCTGCTGATCATTGCAGCAGGCTGTAAGAAGTTCGACGATTTTCAGACAGATCCCAATAAGCCAACAAATGCTACCCCGGATTTGCTGTTGTCAACAGTGATCCAGAAAGCATTTCAGTCTACCACCCTTGGCGCTACACTGGCTACCCGGCAGATGGTATTTGTGAACAGTGTGTCCAACGAGCAATATTATGGCTGGACAAGAGCTGGTTTTGATACCTATAAGGAACTGCGCCAGGTAGCAAAAATGGAGCAGGAAGCTAACAGGATGCAGAAGCCGGAATATATTCCCCTGGTAAAATTCTTCAGGGCCTATTACTTCATGCAGCTGACGAATACATTTGGTGACATTCCTTATTCCGCGGCATTAAAAGGAGAACAGGATACGATTGCACCAGTGTATGACAAACAGGAGGATATCTATATCTCTGTGCTGAATGATCTGAAAGCAGCGAATGCATTGATCTCCGGTACAACTACAGAAGTACAGGGAGATATTCTCTACAATGGTTCTATGCAGCAGTGGAAAAGGCTGATCAATACCTTGTCGCTCCGCATTTTGATGAGTTTATCACTTAAGGAGAACAATACAACTTTGAATGTGAAGGGACGCTTCGCCGAGATCGTAAACGATCCCAATACCTATCCGCTGATGACAGGTAATGCCGACAACGGTCAGCTGGTATTCTATGACGTATTGGGCACCCGTTATCCGACATACAATGATAATGACCTGCAAACGGCTTATTACCTGGATGCTACTTTTGTGGACCTGCTGAAAGGTTTGAAAGACCCACGCCTGTTCCGTTTTGCAGAGAAAGCGCCTAAGTATGCTTCATTGCCTGACAATGACTTTAGCGCTTATGGTGGCGCCAGGGGCAGCGATCCGGTAAATGATAACAGTAACAAGGTACTGGCTGGTGAGGTTTCCAAGATCAAATCCCGTTACTTCAACAACCCTGTGAATGAGCCCAGTATTGCCATCGGTTATGCAGAACTGCAGTTCATCCTGGCAGAAGCGGTATTGCGTGGCTGGATCAACGGCGATGCGGCTGCTTATTACAGGAAAGGCGTTCAGGCCTCTATGCTGTTCTATGGTATAGATCAGGCCTCGATTGACGCTTACCTGGCATTGAATCCATTCCCGGCTACCGGACAGCTGGCAGCGATCATGACACAGAAATATATTGCTTCCTTTATGAACAGCGACTGGCATTTCTTCTACGAGCAGCGCCGTACCGGCCTGCCGGTATTTGACGTATCAGGCGCCGGTGTGCTGAACAACAAGAAAGTGCCGAAACGCTGGATGTACCCTGTAACCGAATCGCAGACCAACCAGGTAAATGTGGAAGCGGCTATCAACAGGCAGTTTGCAGGAGATGATAATATCAATGGGGTAATGTGGCTGTTGAAAGCAGAATAA
- a CDS encoding FecR family protein, giving the protein MEQKDLYLLITRHFNEQALPWEEDFLAEWLESAEENRQTYRVLQEIWLASQQQHNEALVATALQDVKQRIRSQRQKGLIRRYSWQAGIAAAVAGIIISSILFLRQQPRHEALAYIEKRTLPGQLLKDTMPDGTIVHLAPKSTIRYTQEFGKHDRNIMLEGQAFFDVTKDAHQPFTVQAGELSVQVLGTRFNVTCYKGVDSAAVSLVDGKVQVNVPAQKQLYELQPGQELYYERHAQHAYTRQYDVESITGWTSRLLVFRNESLSVVAKRLEQLYDVEISFADSAVAGYKLFARFNDKPLKYILDVIKATDNLDYTINGKQIRFTTK; this is encoded by the coding sequence TTGGAACAAAAGGACCTTTATTTACTGATCACCCGGCATTTTAATGAACAGGCCCTGCCCTGGGAAGAAGATTTCCTGGCTGAATGGCTGGAAAGTGCGGAAGAAAACAGACAAACCTATCGCGTACTGCAGGAAATATGGCTGGCCAGTCAGCAACAGCATAATGAAGCCCTCGTAGCCACGGCTTTGCAGGATGTAAAGCAACGCATCCGTAGCCAGCGGCAGAAAGGATTAATAAGACGTTATTCCTGGCAGGCAGGTATCGCCGCTGCTGTTGCGGGTATTATTATCAGCAGCATCCTCTTTTTAAGGCAGCAACCACGCCATGAGGCACTCGCCTATATAGAGAAAAGGACGTTGCCAGGGCAGCTGTTGAAAGACACGATGCCTGATGGAACCATTGTACACCTGGCGCCAAAGAGTACCATCCGCTATACACAGGAATTTGGAAAACATGACAGGAACATTATGCTGGAGGGACAGGCGTTTTTTGACGTCACGAAAGATGCGCACCAGCCTTTCACAGTGCAGGCAGGGGAACTGTCTGTGCAGGTGCTGGGTACCCGCTTTAATGTAACCTGTTATAAAGGAGTGGATAGTGCGGCCGTGTCATTGGTAGATGGAAAGGTGCAGGTAAATGTACCTGCACAAAAGCAGTTGTATGAACTGCAGCCGGGACAGGAACTGTATTATGAACGTCATGCGCAGCACGCCTATACCCGGCAGTATGATGTGGAATCCATTACGGGATGGACATCGCGCCTGCTGGTATTCCGTAATGAATCATTGTCAGTTGTAGCAAAAAGACTGGAGCAATTATATGATGTCGAGATCTCCTTCGCCGATTCTGCTGTGGCAGGTTACAAACTGTTTGCCAGGTTCAATGACAAACCGCTGAAGTATATACTGGATGTGATCAAAGCAACGGACAATCTTGATTACACCATCAACGGAAAACAGATCCGTTTCACCACAAAGTAA
- a CDS encoding RNA polymerase sigma-70 factor produces the protein MARHLFDEDKHLQLFISGSEDAFDAIFKRYYEGLLQFAKVLLPYPTDEAEDIVAEMFCTLWHNRRQITISTTLSAYLYVSVRNRVFDYYRRRKTIFSLPDEVLAEAAGDDHQQPDHQLIYKDVTSQIQQLITRLPPQMQLVFKMHRYEGFSYDEIADLLNISLNSVKTHMFRALKILKTSYPILPIC, from the coding sequence ATGGCACGCCATTTATTCGACGAAGACAAACACCTGCAACTCTTCATCTCCGGAAGCGAAGATGCATTTGATGCTATCTTCAAACGCTACTATGAAGGATTGTTGCAGTTTGCCAAAGTACTCCTGCCTTACCCGACCGACGAAGCAGAAGATATCGTCGCGGAGATGTTCTGCACGCTGTGGCATAACCGCCGCCAGATCACTATTTCTACTACTTTAAGCGCCTATTTATATGTCTCTGTCAGGAATAGGGTGTTTGACTATTACCGCAGGCGCAAGACCATTTTCAGCCTGCCGGACGAGGTGCTGGCGGAAGCTGCCGGTGATGATCATCAACAGCCGGACCATCAGCTCATATACAAAGACGTTACCTCGCAGATACAACAGCTGATCACCCGCCTGCCACCCCAGATGCAGCTGGTGTTTAAGATGCACCGTTATGAAGGATTCAGTTATGACGAGATTGCGGATCTGTTAAATATATCTCTTAACTCCGTAAAGACACATATGTTCCGCGCATTGAAAATTCTCAAGACTTCCTACCCAATATTACCAATATGTTAA